Proteins from a genomic interval of Zingiber officinale cultivar Zhangliang chromosome 2A, Zo_v1.1, whole genome shotgun sequence:
- the LOC122043199 gene encoding protein NRT1/ PTR FAMILY 6.3-like: MFGSPEHKASGDIVADAWDYSGRPAVRSRTGGWTCAAMILVVELNERLTTLGIAVNLVTYLTKTMHLGNAAAANTVTNFMGTSFMLCLLGGFVGDTFLGRYLTIAIFTAVQASGVTILAISTAVEGMRPAPCTADGVCEKATGAQLGMLYLALYTTALGTGGLKSSVSGFGSDQFDEANKEEKVQMQKFFDWFFFFISFGSLLAVTVLVYIQDHIGRPWGYGICAASIALGLMVFLAGTRQYRFKQLVGSPLTQIATVVVAAWRKRGRDLPSDPTLLYIGAAEEEKGTPEKNGRQRLQHTDQLRFLDRAAIPDAPAAGRQPSALRPSKWRLSPLTDVEEVKIVVRMLPIWATTIMFWTVYAQMTTFSVAQATTMDRRIGSHFQIPPASLTVFFVASILATVPVYDRLIVPLARRLTAHPNGLSPLQRMAVGLLLSILAMVAAALSETKRLRAAHRGAVPVSVFWLVPQFFLVGAGQAFTYIGQLDFFLRECPKGMKTMSTGLFLSTLSMGFFVSSALVAVVHKVTGTGGHGAWLANSLNQGKLNNFYWLLAVLSGVNLALYLLAAKGYIYKEQRYSVEDDGVTGVELAEEACYQA, from the exons ATGTTTGGCTCGCCGGAACACAAAGCCTCTGGCGACATCGTTGCCGACGCCTGGGACTACAGTGGCCGCCCCGCCGTCCGATCCCGCACGGGCGGCTGGACCTGCGCCGCCATGATCCTAG TGGTGGAGCTCAACGAGCGACTGACGACGCTGGGGATCGCCGTCAATCTGGTCACCTACTTGACTAAGACGATGCACCTGGGTAATGCCGCCGCTGCCAACACCGTCACCAACTTCATGGGCACCTCCTTCATGCTCTGTCTCCTAGGCGGCTTCGTCGGCGATACCTTTCTCGGCCGGTACCTCACCATCGCCATCTTCACCGCCGTTCAAGCCTCC GGGGTGACGATCCTGGCGATCTCGACGGCGGTGGAGGGGATGCGGCCGGCTCCGTGCACGGCGGACGGCGTGTGCGAGAAGGCCACTGGGGCACAGCTGGGCATGCTCTACTTGGCACTCTACACGACTGCGCTCGGCACCGGGGGCCTCAAATCGAGCGTCTCTGGCTTTGGCTCCGACCAGTTCGACGAGGCCAACAAGGAGGAGAAGGTGCAGATGCAGAAGTTCTTCGAttggtttttcttcttcatcagcTTCGGATCACTGCTCGCCGTCACCGTCTTGGTCTACATCCAGGATCACATCGGGCGCCCGTGGGGGTACGGTATCTGTGCCGCGTCGATCGCGCTGGGACTGATGGTCTTCCTCGCCGGCACGCGGCAGTATAGATTCAAGCAGTTGGTGGGGAGCCCGCTAACACAGATCGCGACAGTGGTGGTGGCGGCATGGCGGAAGCGGGGGAGAGATTTGCCGTCGGACCCTACGTTACTGTACATCGGCGCAGCAGAGGAGGAGAAGGGGACGCCGGAGAAGAACGGGAGGCAGAGGTTGCAGCACACTGATCAGTTAAG GTTCCTGGACCGGGCCGCCATTCCCGACGCCCCCGCTGCCGGCCGACAACCGTCGGCGCTGCGGCCTAGCAAGTGGCGGCTCTCGCCGCTGACTGACGTCGAGGAAGTCAAGATCGTGGTCCGGATGCTGCCCATCTGGGCCACCACCATAATGTTCTGGACGGTGTATGCCCAGATGACCACATTCTCGGTGGCCCAAGCGACCACCATGGACCGCCGCATCGGGTCCCACTTCCAAATCCCCCCGGCCTCCCTCACCGTCTTCTTTGTCGCCTCCATCCTCGCCACCGTCCCCGTCTACGACCGCCTCATCGTCCCCCTCGCCCGCCGCCTCACCGCCCACCCCAATGGCCTATCCCCCCTCCAGCGCATGGCCGTCGGCCTCCTCCTATCCATCCTCGCCATGGTCGCCGCCGCCCTCTCAGAGACTAAGCGCCTCCGCGCCGCCCACCGCGGGGCAGTCCCTGTCAGCGTCTTCTGGCTCGTGCCGCAGTTCTTCCTCGTCGGTGCCGGCCAGGCCTTCACCTACATCGGCCAGTTGGATTTCTTCCTCAGGGAGTGCCCCAAGGGGATGAAGACCATGAGCACGGGGCTGTTCCTGAGCACGCTCTCGATGGGGTTCTTCGTCAGCTCCGCGCTGGTGGCAGTGGTGCACAAGGTGACGGGGACCGGCGGCCACGGCGCGTGGCTCGCCAACAGCCTCAATCAGGGGAAGCTCAACAACTTCTATTGGCTGCTGGCAGTGCTGTCCGGCGTCAATTTGGCGCTGTACCTCCTCGCCGCCAAGGGGTACATTTACAAGGAGCAGCGCTATTCGGTGGAGGATGATGGCGTCACCGGCGTGGAGTTGGCCGAGGAGGCCTGCTACCAAGCGTAG